The stretch of DNA TGATCAACAGCATGTCGGACACGAAGCGTGCCGCGCTGTTCTCGTTCGGTGCCGAACAGTTCGCCGCGCTGCACGAATGCTGCGAACAGCACGGCTACGCCCCCGTCGCCTACGTGCACACCGCGGCGAAGCGGCCCGGGCGGGCGCGGACCGGGAAGGCCGCCGGTGAGCTGCTCGGCTCGATACCCGGCGACGTCGACTTCCTGGTTCCCGGCAGTGCCGCGGGATTGACCGGCGCGCTGCGCGGCTACCAGGTGGATCTCGCGGTGGTCTACGGGTTCAACTGGCCGCTTCCAGCAGACCTGTTGCGGAGCCTGCCGGACGGCGCGCTCAACGTGCATCCCTCGTCGTTGCCGCGATACCGCGGTCCCGCGCCGGTGCACTGGGCGCTGCGCAACGGCGATCCGTCGATCGGCGTGACCGTGCACCGCATGACGGAGCAGCTCGACGCCGGGCCGATTCTGGCTCAACGCAGCGGAATTCCCCTCGACGAGGAGATGACGCAGGAACTGCTGTGGGAACGGATCGAACCGGTCGTCCGGGAGCTGCTCGGCACCGCGTTGGGCCGGGTCGCGGCAGGCGATCAGGGCGAACCGCAGGACGAGTCGGCGGCCACTCGGGCCGGATACCTGGAGCCCGGTTTCTCCGTCGTCGACTGGTCGAACCGCGCCACGGACATCCACAACCAGGTGCGCACCAACCGGTTCATGCGAAGGAGCCCGACCGCGCGGCTGAACGGGAAGCAGGTGCGGATCCTGCGCACCCGCACGACTCCGGGCGACGGTGTCCGGGTCGAGTGCGCGGACGGTCCATTGTGGATAACGGATTACGCTTGCGCGGAGTGATCGCGGATCCGGCGCGCGACCCGCTCGCGCATCGCCATCGCGACCGGGTCCTCGAAAGCTCTCAGACAGCCCGCGGCCTCCCGCCAGGAATCCACCGCTCGCTCCGACTCACCACCGGCTGCTGCGGCGGCTGCGAGACCATCGGCGGCCGCAGCGAGCTGCCAGTCGTCGCCCAGTTCCCGGTGGATCGCTGCTGCGCGCCGGTGGAAGTCGGCGGCGTCGCCGAAACGTCCGAGTTCGCGGTAGGTCTCACCGATGCCGTGCAGCGCCATCGCTTCCCGGCTGCGGTCGCCCAGCTGTTGCTGCAGGACCAAGGAGCGCTGGTAGGAACTCAGCGCCTCGCCAGGTGTTCCGACCGCGCGCTGCACCCGGGCCAGCTCGGTCAGCCAGTACGCCTCCCACATGCGGTTGCCGAATTCCGCGGCGAGGGCGAGGGCTTCCGAGATCGTCGAGTGCGCGGCCGGTGCGTCGCCCGATTCGCGCTGCGCCCGGCTGAGCAGGAACAGCGCGTTGCCTTCCCGGGCGCGGTCGCCGCGTTCCCGGTACCTG from Saccharopolyspora sp. SCSIO 74807 encodes:
- a CDS encoding methionyl-tRNA formyltransferase, whose protein sequence is MSDTKRAALFSFGAEQFAALHECCEQHGYAPVAYVHTAAKRPGRARTGKAAGELLGSIPGDVDFLVPGSAAGLTGALRGYQVDLAVVYGFNWPLPADLLRSLPDGALNVHPSSLPRYRGPAPVHWALRNGDPSIGVTVHRMTEQLDAGPILAQRSGIPLDEEMTQELLWERIEPVVRELLGTALGRVAAGDQGEPQDESAATRAGYLEPGFSVVDWSNRATDIHNQVRTNRFMRRSPTARLNGKQVRILRTRTTPGDGVRVECADGPLWITDYACAE